A genomic region of Colletotrichum destructivum chromosome 5, complete sequence contains the following coding sequences:
- a CDS encoding Putative mediator complex, subunit Med31, mediator of RNA polymerase II, subunit Med31 superfamily: MATTVPEQAASQPPPTPDSEPVYGGFTRFEIELEFVQSLANPLYLNHLATQKLLTRPEFIAYLAYLQYWTRPPYLKYLMYPGPTLKHLELLQQEQFRLDIISPDLVQRLIDEGMKAAIDWHRSDA, translated from the exons ATGGCAACCACAGTACCAGAGCAAGCGGCCTCTCAGCCGCCTCCAACACCAGACAGCGAGCCCGTCTACGGCGGCTTCACTCGCTTCGAAatcgagctcgag TTTGTCCAATCGCTTGCGAACCCGCTTTACCTTAATCACCTCGCAACGCAAAAGCTTCTTACGCGCCCCGAATTCATCGCCTACCTCGCCTACTTGCAGTACTGGACCCGGCCGCCGTATCTGAAGTATCTCATGTACCCCGGCCCGACACTCAAGCacctcgagctgctgcagcaggaGCAGTTCCGGCTAGACATCATCAGCCCGGACCTCGTGCAGCGGCTGATCGACGAAGGCATGAAGGCGGCCATCGACTGGCACCGGAGCGATGCGTGA
- a CDS encoding Putative Zinc finger, TFIIS-type, DNA-directed RNA polymerase, M/15kDa subunit, whose amino-acid sequence MLLFCPNCANILTVSAYAGVRNRLECRTCPFEHAITEPIYSRRDFERKEREDVFGGPGEWDNADKARAQCPKEGCNGEEAAFFQVQIRSADEPMTTFYKCMTCGNRWREN is encoded by the exons ATGCTTCTCT TTTGCCCCAACTGCGCCAACATCCTCACCGTCTCCGCCTACGCTGGCGTGCGCAACCGCCTCGAGTGCCGCACCTGCCCCTTCGAGCACGCCATCACGGAGCCCATCTACTCGCGCCGCGACTTCGAGCGCAAGGAGCGCGAGGACGTCTtcggcggccccggcgaGTGGGACAACGCCGACAAGGCGCGCGCTCAGTGTCCCAAGGAGGGCtgcaacggcgaggaggccgctTTCTTCCAGGTGCAGATTCGCAGTGCCGACGAGCCCATGACGACGTTCTACAAG TGCATGACTTGCGGAAATCGGTGGAGAGAAAACTGA